The window TCAGTCTAGACAAAAATATCAGTCTAGCATCAGAGTCACACAAGGCTTGATTGTGCAAACATTGAGGCACTTCAGCGGTGCATAAGGCGTGTCAAATTACGATATACTCCGGGCTCCAGCTATGACGCAGATGAATAAAGAAGGGAGCTTCTAGCATCCCCGTGAACTATAAAGGAGGAGGACTGAGCGCTGCGAggaatacacacacacacacacaacaccaGACTCCAGAGCATCACAACATTCGAGCACCACAGCCCTCACACTCCTCAGGAGTCGTGGTAGTAGTTGCTATCTCCAGTTGTAATAAAGCCTTTGAGAAATTGTATCACTCCGTGGTGGAGGTAGGCAGAAGGTAGTCCTCTTTTTCTCTTTGTAATCCCTTCGGAGTCTCCCGAAAGGGAAACCCGTATGTAAATTATGTTGTCGAAATGAAGTAGTTTCGTGCTTCACTTGGTTTTTCTGTTATGAATTTATGAGATGAGTTCTTAAGCTAGGGATCCTATAGGAGAAAACCCTGCCGGTAGTTCTTTGTTTAGCATGTGTGGCGTCTATTGAGAACCTTGTAGCCGTAGAGAAGTGTTCCCTTCGGGTGGAACTGCCTGGGAAGACGGTAGGAATTTATCCCATAAGTTCATAATATAAACATCAAGTAAAAGAACTTAGTTGCTTCTAAAGCAACATAGTGATAAATACGGTGAGTACCGAGTAGGATTAACACAACTGCTGCATATCCGTAGGCCGTCTCGTTGGTTTCGCCAACCCATAAAAGATCCTGCATAAACAAATAAAATATAATAATTACTGTATCTAATTAAATTACGTTAATCTCGAATTCactaataaaatacattttaatATTAATTAATTTCGAAAATTTTAATTAACTAAGTTTTCATACTAAATAATTTCGTATTCCGCACAAACATATCCTGACAGAAATAGAACTTGTTAGATAAGTGGATTTGTTGTATCACAACACTTAAAAGAGAGAGCAACAAATGTTGTTTTCGAATGATAAGGCACCCCTTCGGTATCAACACCTTCCAAGCCCAAGCAAAACCTGTGCGAGTTACCTTTCTGACCGTGTGTCACCGTCAAAAGATTATCTTTGGGCCGTAGCAAGTCAAACAAGATCAACTACTCTATGGTGAAGCTGCAACTTCTGGGTGGAACTGCAGCAAAGTAGATTTGATGGAGTGGAGCCGATTTTGAAAGGATAGAGCAGTCCCAAACAGGCTCTACATACTGGTTTCCTTGTGAAAGTGCAATCTCATCGATAGCTGCAATTCTTCATGCTTGAAACTACTCCcaccgtcccataatataagaacgttagTTTTTCAAGctaacgttcttatattatgggacggagtaGTAGAAAGGTAGTCTCACCTGTCAAACCTTCATGTCACCTTATTCTTTTATATATGCTCCAATGCAATAAGAATGTCGATGTGCACCGCCCTCGTTGCAAAGTATCAAGCTGACTTTGCAGCTAGCAGCTGTGCAAGCATACAATGCTTATTTATACATCAACCTTTTGCATTTTGAAGTCATTGCTTTAACATATTTCAGATTACAGAGGTTCCTAAGCTTTATTGTTGAATTCTATCTCTTCAATAATTAGTATATTTCAAGAGGGGCAAAAATAATTGATTATGACTGTAAGGGTATGTGGTGTGTGGTTTGTTCACGAGAAAAGGCTGAACAGATAGTCTGTTATTCCTAGATTTGGTACAGATGCACATTTTGCATCTTACTTATTTCCTACATAAGCACATAAGCAGCAGAATGAGCAGCATAAAGCGTGGTCGATATCAGCTGTGAAAAAAGACAGGTGTGTATGGGTTCAAAGTAGAAAAATATTCTGGTTTGCTAACATTTCAATGGAAGCACAAGAGCTGAGAAAAATAACTGAATTTCACCCATGTGCTAAATGGAGAACAGAAGTTATTTCAAAACTTGTCATTTACATAATTTGCGGCCAAGAACACTGTACAAGCATGCCTTTTCAATTTCAAGTAAGTAGGACTCAGTTTGTAAGGATAAAACGGTAGCATCAACAGCTTAAGCCGGGTCCTAGTACTACTGCATGGGCACCGTCGTATCAGTTCTTCCCCTTGGCGAAGAGCCTGATTCTTTGTCCTGCTTAAAGGCCTTCTTCAGGAAGAATGCCATGGCAAGCTGTGCGCCGAGGTTAGATCGACCTTTCGACAGACAAACGATGCTTCCAATTAGCAAAAGTCCACTTGCAATCGTTTCCCGTGATGACTTCTTCCCTAGCTGCTTGCAGGGAGAAGTTCCGGATGAAGGTGTAGGAGGAGCAACAGCCGCAGCTGTATTCACTGGACATCGATTACTTTCATCCATGTTGATCTGCAAGTCCTGGGGAAACTGATGCAAGAAAATAGATTCATCAGAATGACATTCACACATCATGTGGATACATACATAATTTTAAATTCAAAAGAATTGGCTGATACTACTTATAAACATATTTCATCTCCAAAACAATTGCATTGACTGCATTGTTGTATTTTAATCATGGGAGCAAACAAGAGACAACTTACAATCCATAACAAGCAATAAACTAACATGAATCAACAAACTGTTAAGGAGCACCAACCTTCTTGGTAAGTCTTCGCATGGTCGAAATTGATATCGACGGACCACGGTGCTGAGGATACCGGCGTAAAGCATTGTTCATTTTACAAATATAATTCCAGATGCCCTTGGAAAAGGCTAGCTTTGCCATCTCGATGTTCATGCCATTGTCTTCATGGTGCAGCACTGTGATTTCACATGCGTCTCTTCCAGGGACTACAAGGTAAATTGTAGGTGTAAAATTACCAACAGACCACGTAGATGATATAAGTACCCCGTTACAAAAATGATGACCCTAGAAAGTGTGCAATAAAATTTGTCTAACTTTTACTATTTATATGTAAAAGGATTAATGAGAAAGATCAAATGAAAATACTAACATCATTAGATTTGTCATGAAATCTTTTCATAATTATGTATGCTTTTAGCTTTCTTTGCTAACATATTCATATAAGAAATAACGATCGAAATTGCATCTTCAaaactccctctgttccaaaatagtGTCTACAGTGTTTTTATTTGGTATTACTGATGTTGATATTTTCCTCTATGAACTTGGTCAAGCTTGACTTCTGAAAAAATCTATACGCGCTATGTTTTGTAATGGAGAGTACTTGGTAGATGAATTTACTGCACATTTCAAGCAAATAATAATATACAAGGATTAGCAAGCTATAAATCAAACAGGTAGTTATAAACCAATATTAAAAAGGTATAAAATGGCACTTTCTATTCGTTCCAACTTCCGATTTCCATCAGAGTGGCACATATCAGGTCATACAGGAAATTAACTTAATGGGTACAGAAATATACTACTCAGTACAACTCAGTACACATAGCATTTCCAACTTCCGAGTTCTATTTGTTTTGAGTTCCTCTCAAATGTGCACATAGCATTCAGTACAACTCAATGGGTACAGAAATATTACAAGCATCAGGTTCTTTTATATAAGACAAAGTACAAGTCAATCCAATCCACATATTTATAAAGATACAAAGTTGTGATATTGATATAGTAGTTGCATTTGAATCTGAAAACTATGTATTAATTTATATCTTATGGGAATTATATAGGCTGGTATTTCCTGTTGTAACAAAAGCTAGTCACATAATAGCATTCACTCAGCGTCATTCTATATGTCACTTTTTAAAAAGCTACCATCACCACCAAACGAGTCACTGAAAGAAGATAGCTTAGTCTAAGCTAAATAAAATACCAAACAGAAGGCCTTGTATCAATTTTCACTTACCTTTCCTAATACACCACCCCGATCTCAGAAGTCGTACTCGAACAAATTTTCTTTGTATTGGCGCAAGAGAGTGTTCACATTCCTGCCAGGATAAACTAATTAAACAAGGCAATCAGGTAATTCTGCAATAGCAATGTCATTCTCGTTCAGACTGCATATGGGGCAACTCAAGCGTAAACTGAGTGACAGCCTTTTCTTTTAGAATGGCAGCTCAACTTTACTTCAAGTGACTAATGTTTTCTGGTTCAATTTCATTCAGGTGAGTTTTTTTTCAACATCAGTTGATacaattttttgtttttttggtttcAAGTGATTTTATGTTTATTTGGTTCAACCTTAGTTCAAGTGACTTTATATTTTTGTTTGTTCAACATTAGTTCGAGTGATTTCATGTTTATTTGGTTCAACCTTAGTTCTAGTGATTGTAATTTTTTGGTTCAACCTTGGTTCATGTGATTGTATTTTTTTTGTTAAACCTTAGTTCAAGAGATTTTATGTTATCTACAATGGGCATAACATTATCGCTATAATATGTACGTATGCAGTCACGTCACTGAATTTTCAAGCATAAGAGTTGAATCTTGAATTTCAGGTTAGAATAGAACATTTTAGATGTAACTGTGGCTCCATCAACTTCATTCTGTAATTTACTGCAGGAACATTGCTACCATTCTAGGTGACACAGGACGAGCTAATATTTTCATTTCGGGTGAAAACTGAACCCTTCATGATTAGGATAACTGTACATGAATGTACGTGTAGTGAGTAAATTACTGCATCCGTACAAAAACCAAGAATAGCACAACTGCAGATAAATCGATATCTAATGAAAAGATGTCATATATATCACTGATGCACAGTTGTGTGAAACTGCAAATGAATAGTTTGTGCAAGAGGCAGAGAGGGTGAGGGAGATGTGACTAACCTTGACCAAGCAATAGAAAGAGTTCTCATCTGATGCCCAAACTCGCCATGCCAATATGTACTCTCTTGGTGTTAAAAGAGGGAACTTCTTAACTGTTCGCCCTATCTCAATTCCGCTATTTTCATCACACTGCAGCTGCTCATGCTTTATCACGGTGTTATCCCACTCCATTCTGTACTCATTATCCATGTAAAAGTCCCTCAAAAGCTCTGCTGAGCATCCCTCATAAGTTGTCACACTAAGATATCTAGGTGTGCCATCCTGCATTTGAGAACATTACGATAGATAAATAAAATTCGTAAGCTAGACTCTGCAACCAATCATGGCAAACTCTTGTTCAGAATCCAGAAACAACCCATAGGCCCTATGAAATTCCATTTTATCAATAATTAGTGATTAACTCTTGCGAGCATTATGAGTTCTAACTAATTGCAAAGCCTTAATTTCACACCTCAATTTCATGTAAAAGAAAACAGATACAGTTCCAATTCATCGGGGGAAAAGCATAACAATTATTCAAAAAATTGTTTGCAGCCATCATTGAGAATTTTACTAGTGGTCAGGTGGTGGCCGACTACCAGAGTCGATGGGTCGAGTGAAATGTTAATCCTTGTCCGACTAAACCCCTGAATTAATCACAACGAGCCCGTGCTATGATGTATGTGCTACAAATCTTAACATGCTTCTATCTAGCCTAGTATCTCTAGGCTGAACCCAAGAACAATAGCCAAACTCTGGCACATATTTATCTGTAAGATGAGAATGAATACAAATCAATGAGTAACAGGGCAGCGCTGGTACCGCGGTCCTCTCGCACCACGCCTTGTAGGAGACGGCGTCGTTCCCCTTGGCGATGACGGGATCCCAGCCCTCGAGCTCCGGCTGGCGGGCGCCGACCCCCAGGCTGCCCACCAGCTGCCTCAGATCGTCCTCCGTCACGAGGCCCTCCACCCTGCGCTCCACAAAACACAAACACCCCCATCCGATCAAATCAACCGCACGAATTGAACCAAGGGGCAGGGGAGGGGGTATCTGACCGACCCTGAGCCGGAGCTGGACCCGGACCCGGAGGACGGGGAGGGGGAGGCGGGCGCCGCGGGGGCATCCTCCTGCTGCCGGGCAAGGCGTGCGCgcccccggcggcggcggcggacgaggaGGACGGAGAGGTGGGCGACGAGGAGCAGGaggagcgcggcggcggtggccCAGCCGCTGGCCCCGCGCGCCGCGGGGCGCCAGAGCTCGGCGGCGCCGAGGAGGGCCTCCAGCGGCGGCATGGGATGGGATGGGTGGCGCGCGCGCGCTCGGGTCGGTCCGCGGCCTTGGGGTTCCCCTCCCCTGCCTTGTTCCTTCCGTGATGGGGGAGAAAGCGAGGAGGCtaaaaggagaaaaataaaaatagtCGGAGGAAAATAGGGGAAAAGGGTGAGGCGGGCGGCCCTGCTCGGACGGTCGCCGCAAGTTTTGTGATGGGCTGGGTTTATGCCCTTTTTTTCCTGGGTTCAGACCTTGAGTGTAGTGGCTCACAATGAACTTGGAGTGGGTTACAAGAAATGGGCCACATGAATCTCCTCTTTTTCTCACTGGATGAGTGTGATGTGGTTGAATCTTGGTGATGGCCTTGGATAAGATGCACGGCATGGTCCCGCTGGATGTATCCTCTCATATTATTATTTATTAACTGGCTTTATGAATTATAGGAGAAGAGAAGATAATTACAGGAGAAGATTTTGGCACAGAGCGGAGTTTTATTTCGCTACTAGTAAGATCACAGCGCCTCTTGTTTTCATATGTGGTGTTTGCTTCGAATTGTTAGTGCGGGGTACACAATTGATCATAGGATAGCATTCTCATATGGTGTAAATGTTTATAATAAGTTAATAACATTGAGAATATACAACATAATTCTTTTGATTAACATAAAGCCCCCCTCCCTCTGATTTTCATTAGGAGAAACCAACGGGTTCATAGAGACTActaaaagaaaaagggaaaagaagcCCTAAAGGCAGCGATATCCCTAGACCAACTGAACAAATGAGCAACATAGCATAATACCTGCCAACGACAAAGTATCATTGCAACGACGCAACTTAAAGCATAAACGTTTTCAGGAACAAGCAAACCGGTTTTATGACTTCCAAAAGAATAGACAATATAGATGTAAATGCTTTGTTTAGATAATGAATGCACATGTTCATTGAAGAACTCCATTCCGATATGGTGTATATATGTTGTCTCGATGGCCATGCAAATATGATACCATGTAACTACATTTACCCTTTTTTAGAGAAAGTTGAATATGGCGAGGTTGAAGCAGTTGGATTTCTGTGTTTCTACTCTTTCGATTGTAGTTCTTTGATTTAGTTTACACATAGGATTTCAAAATCCTAGAGGGGAACTTACTACCCAGAGGATACATGTCATCAAAGAGATTTTTTTAAAGCTAGGACTAATTATTACCTCGAATGATAGTAATCTTAGGTAACAACATCACTCCAGGTAATGCTATTTGGATGTTTAGTTGTGCACACATTATAATATCGTGTATGTATGTTAGGATGGCAAATGGCATGCTTTAGAATTTTGATATTCTGCACCACATATTTGCGCAAGAAGATATATACATCATAGTCTCGTGCATCTGCCGACTCATGGAACCTATGTTGCACCCCACAGAGCCCAGATGGTGGAGCAGAGTTTGCTTTTCGGATTATGAGGGAGCAAAGTTAGTGGCATTCCATGATGAAGCATGAGACAAAGCTTGGATGTCTAGGCAGGCCTCATCATAGAGCCGAATCAGAGGCGCTAGCTTGGTGACTTGCTTTACCTTGTATAGGTAGCTTACCTTGTCATGTGGGATTGTGTGTTGTGTCACATAGTTGCATGTTTAGAGAACTAACTTTATCATATTTATCCCTAACCTTGTAAATAAAAGCTGAAAACCCATAGTTGGTTATTCCCATTTCCTCCCCTAGTTGACATCTTTGATCCTTTCAGTACGCCCCAACCATCCGTCCTACCACAACATGGCAATATCATGTATGCCTTGAGACCTTTGCTCCAACTTTTATCAGAGGAATGATATTTGGTCCGATGGAGCTTCCTTGTGCGAAGCGGTAGACCGAGGTACATGCAAGAAAATAATCGTTGACAAGCGAGAGTGGGGTGTTCAAATCAATTTTTGCTATAGAGGTTTCCGTGCTTTCTAATCGAGAATTTGAAAGCAATAttaatatactccctccgttcctaaatataagacctttagagattccactatagactatatacggagcaaaatgaataaATCTGCACTCTAAAGTATGTCTATATATATATCTGTATGCTggattttttttctattttgggccaagcccaatagcagtttcagaaattcctaataaatcctagaggtccacgcagcccattcgtgcaaggcaagaggtggaactaaagtttagtcccacattgctagctTAGAGGGAGTTGGATctctttataagggaggctcTTTCTCCACATGTATGAGGATGAGAACAAGAGGAACATCcgcgcgcgctcctcctccgccgcccgccgcgccgcgggttgcgggaatgagccgagccgatgtctaaatttttgccacgcacaacgggtatacgaaaggtcacgcAGAAGCTGAAACGTTTTGCTGTAGTGGAGATTGAATACGAACGGCGCACCTCTTCACCTGCTGCCTGTTCGTTTCGTCTCCCTCGTTCTCTTCAGCTCTCAGCGcagcctctcgcctccttctcttgcgcctataaaagggaggtcgctcctctcagagagacgcaacacaacctcttcttcctctcgccacaagttcctgagcactgcgctgctgctacgttcttccccatcccggcttgcggtgtgcaccgcaggtcgggacagtaggcctccgaaatcGCACCTCTTTaaatcctgtacgggagaagggtgataaggtttttggggagcgctcagcgcgactactgactttttcgtcatggacgccccggactccgacgactacttccccgacgacgacttctttcccgacgtcgacaacctcctcgacgacatggctggcgaggacaccgaccccaagaCCGGTGCATCTACTCCTGTTCCGTACGTTCTCATACTCTTCGTGTTAGAGGTTCTGTCACAACTTCTTGCTCTAGTGTCTGTTCTAGATGTGTTCGGTTCTAGTTCATATATGCAGATGCTATTTAACTTCTCTCTGTCAAATCACATGACTTGTTTtatcacactagtagaaaaagaggcttccatacgcccccattagtccccaaaacaatcgaaccgcgaccaaaggggtctttagtcacggttcgggaggagacccgcgaccaactatctgggcccagcgcgctcggtcgacagctggcggacgggaggggctttagtcccggttggcctggccaaccgggactaaaggtccccgaaggcctttagtcgcggttggccaggccaaccgggactaaaggcccatccagctggcggacgggaggggctttagtcccggttggcctggccaaccgcgactaaaggtccccgaaggcctttagttgcgttggccaggccaaccgggactaaaggcccatccctatatataggactcagctcacttcacttcactcagctcacttcacaattttcagaagggggtggtgggtttgcttttggttcctcctatgcacacaaggtgtttgatgaaatgcccgagagcctgaaacaaacatgatatgaagtgtccgagccacacttgagctttctcatttatttttcctccgcgatcgcggttagcaacttgaacctttcatgtgtcattgataaaatatgcatgtgtgtagttcattgtttaatttgtattatttctagctagttagtttaacaaatgcatgatggttaattatatactttatataataataatgcagatgaatcggcaatggatgtacggtccccgactctccggcgagttcactacgggtttgaaagatttcctcgtagtggcaaatgcgaacaagcagcaaggttttattatctgtccatgtgctgtctgtaagaatcagaagggttactcctcctcaagagacgttcacatgcacctgcttcggcacggtttcatgccaagctataattgttggaccaagcatggagaaagaggggttagaatggaagaagatgaagaaggggatgatatcgatgacaactatcatgatcatttcggtgatactttcatggaggatgatgctgaaggtggggaagggttaggtgaaggtgaagaagaggcacatgatgagcccgctgatgatcttggtcggaccattgctgatgcacagagacgctgcgaaactgacaaggagagggagaatttggatcgcatgttagaggatcacaaaaagtcgttgtatccaggatgcgataatagtctgaaaaagctgggctgcacactggatttgctaaaatggaaggcacaggaaggtgtaggtgactcatcatttgaaaatttgctgaaaatgttgaagaatatgtttccgaagaataacgagttgcccgccagtacgtacgaagcaaagaaggttgtctgccctctaggtttagaggttctgaagatacatgcatgcattaacgactgcatcctctaccgcggtgaatacgagaatttgaatgaatgccctgtatgcactgcattgcgttataagatcagaggcgatgaccctggtgacgatgttgagggcgagaaacccaggaagagggttcccgccaaggtgatgtggtatgctcctataataccacggttgaaacgtctgttcatgaacaaaaagcatgccaagtcgttgcgatggcacaaagaggaccgtaagtccgacggggagttgagacaccccgctgatggaacgcaatggagaaagatcgacagagtgttcaaagattttgcagctgacgcaaggaacataagatttggtctaagtactgatggcatgaatccttttggcgagcagagctccagccatagcacctggcccgtgactctatgcatctacaaccttcctccttggttgtgcatgaagcggaagttcattatgatgccagtgctcatccaaggccctaagcaacccggcaacgacatcgatgtgtacctaaggccattagttgaagaacttttacagttgtgggccagacctggtgtacgtgtctgggatgagcacaaaggagaggaatttgacctacgagcgttgctttttgtaaccatcaacgattggcctgctctcagtaacctttcgggacagacaaataagggatacaatgcatgcacgcactgcttacatgagactgaaagtgtacgtttggttaattgtaagaagaacatgtacctgggtcatcgtcgatttcttccccgaaaacataacgtaagaaagaaaggcaagcatttcaacgggaaggcagatcaccggccgaagcctgcggaacgtactggtgctgagatatttgatatggtcaaggatttgaaagtcatctttggaaagggtcctgacggacaatcagttccgcggggagttgacgggcacgcacccatgtggaagaagaaatctatattttgggagctagaatattggaaagtcctagatgtccgctctgcaatcgacgtgatgcatgttacgaagaatatttgcatgaacctgctaagcttcttgggcgtgtatgggaagacaaatgatacaaaggaagcacggcaggaccagcaacttttgaaagacccagatgaccggcatccggaatggtttcaaggtcgtgccagctacgctcttaccaaagaagagaaggtcatttttttgaatgcctgagcagtatgaaggtcccgtctggcttctcgtcgaatataaagggaataataaacatggcggagaaaaagttccaaaacctgaagtctcacgactgccatgtgattatgacgcaattgcttccgattgctttgagggggctcctaccggaaaatgttcgagtagccattgtgaagctatgtgcattcctcaaggcaatctctcagaaggtaatcaatccagaagatctaccacggttacagaacgatgtggtccaatgccttgtcagtttcgagttggtgttcccaccatccttcttcgatattatgacgcacctcctggtccacctagtcgaagagatttccattctcggtcctgtatttctacacaatatgttcccctttgagaggttcatgggagtattaaagaaatatgttcgtaaccgtgctaggccagaaggaagcatcgtcaagggctatggaaatgaggaggtaattgagttctgtattgactatgttcctgaccttaagccgattggtattcctcaatcgcggcacgaggggagactaagtggaaaaggcaagatcggaagggaatccacgatatgtatggacggtcattctatgactgaagcacaccacacagttctgcaaaattccagcttggtggctccgtacttcgagcaacacaagaatattttacgctcggacaacccggggaagcctgaatcctggattagaaaggcccacatggagactttcggcagttggttgcgaaaacatttaatgaatgacaatgatgttggagatcagctggtTGCTCATATTGGTtgtgctttatctagtatttctgttaataaaattattcggtaaattgctcatatttccaacactgtATGTAGTCGATAGTTGAATTACTAAAAGGTCTATATTtagggatggagggagtatttgttaATCAATATCATTTGGAATTCTCTGTAAAGAAATACTCTAGAAGGATATTAAAGTATACAGACATACGCATACATATATATACCACAATTTAAGGAGTTGTGAAAATATTAGAATAACAATTCAAATATGCGTGCAATTTTGTCATTTTAAAAAATTGCATTTAAGAGATTT is drawn from Aegilops tauschii subsp. strangulata cultivar AL8/78 chromosome 1, Aet v6.0, whole genome shotgun sequence and contains these coding sequences:
- the LOC109786766 gene encoding uncharacterized protein, coding for MPPLEALLGAAELWRPAARGASGWATAAALLLLLVAHLSVLLVRRRRRGRARLARQQEDAPAAPASPSPSSGSGSSSGSGVEGLVTEDDLRQLVGSLGVGARQPELEGWDPVIAKGNDAVSYKAWCERTADGTPRYLSVTTYEGCSAELLRDFYMDNEYRMEWDNTVIKHEQLQCDENSGIEIGRTVKKFPLLTPREYILAWRVWASDENSFYCLVKECEHSLAPIQRKFVRVRLLRSGWCIRKVPGRDACEITVLHHEDNGMNIEMAKLAFSKGIWNYICKMNNALRRYPQHRGPSISISTMRRLTKKFPQDLQINMDESNRCPVNTAAAVAPPTPSSGTSPCKQLGKKSSRETIASGLLLIGSIVCLSKGRSNLGAQLAMAFFLKKAFKQDKESGSSPRGRTDTTVPMQ